The Calothrix sp. PCC 7507 DNA segment AGGAAATATTGCAATGGTTAAGTTAGATGAATATCGCCTGAAAGTGCAGCAATTGCTAGAGAAATATGCACAGTATAAACCTAGTTATGGAGATGTAGAAGTCGAGCCAATATTTGATATACAACGTGACCACTACCAAATTATCAGTGTCGGTTGGAATCAACAAAAACGGGTTTATGGTCCTATCATGCACCTGGATATCAAAAATGAAAAAATCTGGATTCAGCAGAATACTACTGAAGTAGATATCGCTGTGGAATTATTAGAAATGGGTGTACCTAAACAGGATATTGTCATTGGCTTTCATACACCAAAAATGCGTCAACTGTCCAGTTTTGCTGTGGGATAATCAGCGATCGCTCCCTCCCCACCAACGATCGCGCCATCACATCCATTGCTGTGGATAACCTCACCGAGTCCCCAGCGTATTATCTACTATTTACTTTTCCCCATATTCCATCCCATTAGCTTCAGCATAGCGATGCATAAAAAGAATTAAGAGATGGTTTGGTAAAGCTATTGAATCCTTCTAGTAGTCTGTCAGGGTTGAAATGAGGGACTGTAGTGTGAGCGTCTCGCTCACGCGGGCTTTTCGGCCCGCACTACCAAAAACTACTAGAGCTAGTAGTTGATTGAAGATCAACAAGACTAGACGTTTGCCAGTGCGGACTTCGCGGCGTAAACTGACATTCCTTAAGTCCTCAAAAACTCCAGCAAAAAATTGGATGGAAGGGGTGATAGATTCCATGTCACATAAAATATGAAAGATGAAGTTTTAAAGATGAAATAATCGATTCTATTATTATGTTCATCTTTGAAGCCTTATTCTTTACCTGATTTATAGCAATCTTATTTGATTTCTGAAAAAATCTCCGTATCTGTAGGGTGGGCATTGCCCACCAAAACCCGGATCTGGTGGGCAATGCCCAACGCCACTTGACGCCAGTCCGCTCAAGTCGGGAAACTCGCCCACACGGCTGGCTCCTTTAAGCCGGGAAACTCTAGTCGAGCAGTGGCTCCCCTACGTATATTTCAAAAATCAAATAGTAGTCCTATATCAACCTTCATATTTTCTAAGTAAGTGTACAAAATTAACCCTAACTATGTAGAGAAATGTAAACAAGACTCAAACCCTAGTGCCTATTGCCTATTGCCTATTCCCAACGATAAATATTTATGCCTAGCTACTTATCTTGGGGGATAGTATTGAGGATTAATCACGGGAGATTGATAACCATTTTGTGGCATGGTATTTCCCGGATTGTTAGGAAGAGGAGCCATAACAGGAGACTGATAACCATTTGTCGGCGTAGTATTTCCTGGAATGTTGGAGATAGGAGGAGTCACAACTGGGGATTGATAACCATTGGCAGGTATAGTACTGGCTGGATTGTTGGGAGTAACAGCGTTTTGGCTAAACTGTTGGTAAGTAGCTTGAGAAATTGCACTAATGAGTTTTTCGGCGCGGGGGTCGTTATTGGGACGTTGCACCATCACAGAG contains these protein-coding regions:
- a CDS encoding XisI protein, with the translated sequence MVKLDEYRLKVQQLLEKYAQYKPSYGDVEVEPIFDIQRDHYQIISVGWNQQKRVYGPIMHLDIKNEKIWIQQNTTEVDIAVELLEMGVPKQDIVIGFHTPKMRQLSSFAVG